A region from the Bacillus sp. Marseille-P3661 genome encodes:
- a CDS encoding NAD-dependent epimerase/dehydratase family protein, translating to MDNSIIKSDMEYIMSSLDPIEKDRFQDSVIVITGCAGFLGLYFLQFFISKAKELGIRSIIGMDNFLLGKPKWLSLMEKNNEILNLYQFDIAKDDMNAVPGLRDATFIVHMASIASPVFYRKYPVETIDANIWGLRKLLDYYKSKKLKGFLFFSSSEVYGDPLPENIPTTEDYRGNVSSTGPRSCYDEAKRFGETMCYVFANLHQMPITIVRPFNNYGPGMKLGDRRIPADFAKAVMENQDLIILSDGTPTRTFCYVTDAIVGYIKALIYGEFEIFNIGIDTPEISMRNLADIYANKGKEIMNYAGTIKFDAPIEKDYLMHNPFRRCPDISKAKQLLKYNPRIQVNEGVSKFLEFLKISEGTVWLQ from the coding sequence GTGGATAATTCTATTATAAAATCAGATATGGAATATATAATGAGTAGTTTAGATCCTATCGAAAAAGATCGATTTCAAGATTCCGTCATAGTAATAACAGGATGTGCAGGCTTTCTCGGGCTATATTTCTTACAGTTCTTTATATCTAAGGCGAAAGAACTTGGCATTCGTTCTATTATTGGAATGGATAATTTTTTGTTAGGAAAACCGAAGTGGCTTTCATTAATGGAAAAAAATAATGAAATCTTAAACTTGTATCAGTTTGATATTGCCAAAGATGATATGAACGCTGTACCGGGATTACGTGATGCTACATTTATTGTTCATATGGCTTCTATTGCATCACCAGTGTTCTATCGAAAGTATCCGGTCGAGACAATAGATGCGAACATATGGGGATTAAGAAAATTACTCGATTATTATAAAAGTAAAAAACTAAAGGGGTTTTTATTTTTTTCAAGTAGTGAAGTATATGGAGATCCATTGCCGGAAAATATTCCCACTACAGAAGATTATCGAGGAAATGTCTCTTCTACAGGTCCCCGTTCCTGTTATGATGAGGCGAAACGTTTTGGCGAAACAATGTGCTATGTTTTTGCTAATCTTCACCAAATGCCTATTACCATTGTGAGACCATTTAATAACTATGGTCCAGGAATGAAACTTGGAGACCGTAGAATACCAGCGGATTTTGCGAAAGCGGTTATGGAAAATCAAGATTTAATCATTTTATCAGATGGTACACCGACTAGAACATTCTGCTATGTTACTGATGCAATTGTTGGCTATATAAAAGCATTAATTTATGGGGAGTTTGAAATTTTTAATATTGGTATAGATACTCCAGAAATTTCAATGAGGAATTTAGCAGATATTTATGCAAACAAAGGCAAAGAAATAATGAATTACGCCGGTACTATTAAGTTTGATGCCCCAATTGAAAAAGATTATCTTATGCATAATCCCTTCCGAAGATGTCCAGATATCTCAAAAGCTAAACAGTTATTAAAATATAATCCTAGAATTCAAGTAAATGAGGGTGTTAGTAAATTTTTAGAATTTCTTAAGATAAGTGAGGGTACGGTATGGTTACAGTAA
- the rfbF gene encoding glucose-1-phosphate cytidylyltransferase encodes MKVVILAGGLGTRISEESHLKPKPMIEIGGKPILWHIMKIYSHYGFNEFIICLGYKGYAIKEYFANYHLNHSDVTFDFSQTPIKTTIHSYCAEPWKVTLVDTGNETLTGGRLKRIERLIGNETFMMTYGDGLSNINIDNLLDYHYKSKKIATVTAVQPEGRFGSLDIEENGVVKGFLEKPKGDGNWVNGGFFVLSSEVFNYIDGDSTVFEREPLQQLADKGELAAYKHSGFWFPMDTLRDKNNLEEMWKKGSHPWKIWN; translated from the coding sequence ATGAAGGTCGTAATTTTGGCGGGTGGGTTAGGAACAAGAATTAGCGAAGAATCTCATCTTAAGCCAAAGCCGATGATTGAAATTGGCGGAAAGCCTATATTATGGCATATAATGAAAATTTATTCTCATTATGGCTTTAATGAATTTATTATTTGCCTTGGATATAAGGGATACGCCATTAAGGAATATTTTGCAAACTATCATTTAAATCATTCTGATGTAACTTTTGATTTTAGCCAAACGCCTATAAAAACAACTATCCATAGTTATTGTGCTGAGCCTTGGAAGGTAACCCTTGTTGATACTGGAAACGAAACATTAACTGGAGGTCGTTTAAAAAGAATTGAAAGATTAATAGGAAATGAAACTTTTATGATGACCTATGGAGATGGTCTTTCAAATATAAATATTGACAACCTCCTTGATTACCACTACAAAAGCAAAAAGATAGCTACAGTTACCGCTGTCCAGCCTGAAGGTAGGTTTGGTTCATTAGATATAGAAGAAAATGGTGTAGTTAAAGGGTTTCTTGAAAAACCAAAAGGAGATGGCAATTGGGTTAACGGTGGATTTTTTGTTTTATCATCTGAAGTTTTTAACTATATTGATGGTGATTCCACCGTATTTGAAAGGGAACCACTACAACAATTAGCAGATAAAGGGGAACTAGCAGCTTATAAACATTCAGGATTCTGGTTTCCAATGGATACTTTAAGAGATAAAAATAATCTAGAGGAAATGTGGAAAAAAGGTAGCCATCCATGGAAAATATGGAACTGA
- a CDS encoding glycosyltransferase codes for MENLSESKIIFKFEDTPVVSIIISVHNKWNLTYACLNSIKEYTEDIPYEIILNDNGSTDETTNISKYVENINVLRDGTNRGYLLGCNHAAKFARGKYILLLNNDTLVTEKWLSVLVDTIENDERIGMVGSKLIYPDGRLQEAGGIVWRDATPWNYGKGLDANQPQFNYVKEVDYITGACTMIRASLWREIGGYDERFIPSYYEDTDLAFEVRNHGYKVVYQPLSVVIHFEHGTNGKDAMKKYILDNKMKFRDKWKETLNREHFETRRNIFLARDRSRNKKSILVIDHHVPMYDMDAGSKYIYNYLKVFVKLGLRVVFITDNFVKHEPYATELEQMGIEILYGYEYFKTIKNWIRKYGRYFHYVYLIRPHTSIKYIDSIKKYCRGKIFYNAIDIHYLREFRRYKVTKSPKIKKEYLRWKRIETKLFKSADVIHVVSMYEQKILEKKFPSKIIRTLPIYYFEQGAAKDIASYESRKGIIFVGNFNHRPNADAVSLFIHNILPIVKKELPDVPFYVVGAEGHDPPKQYHEIKKLNGDQIIVTGYVSEQELKDYYNKARVAIAPLRFGAGVKGKVAEALYFRVPMVTTKIGAEGYKDINQYISIENANDANAFANEIIRIYKNKQAWESISNNSRHYVDQYFTLATAINEINKDIN; via the coding sequence GTGGAAAATCTAAGCGAATCTAAAATTATATTTAAATTTGAAGATACCCCAGTAGTTTCGATTATTATCTCTGTTCACAATAAATGGAACTTAACCTATGCTTGTCTGAATTCAATTAAGGAATATACCGAGGATATACCATATGAAATCATCTTAAATGATAATGGATCCACTGATGAAACCACAAATATATCGAAATATGTAGAAAATATCAATGTCCTACGTGATGGCACTAATCGGGGATATTTGTTGGGATGTAATCATGCGGCTAAATTTGCAAGGGGTAAATATATTTTATTATTAAATAATGATACTTTAGTTACTGAAAAGTGGCTTTCGGTTCTTGTAGATACAATTGAAAATGATGAGAGAATTGGAATGGTTGGTTCTAAATTAATTTATCCGGATGGTCGTCTTCAGGAAGCGGGAGGTATTGTATGGAGGGACGCTACTCCATGGAATTATGGTAAAGGGTTAGATGCGAATCAACCACAATTTAACTATGTTAAAGAAGTAGACTACATTACGGGAGCTTGCACAATGATTCGAGCTAGTCTTTGGCGGGAAATTGGTGGATATGATGAAAGATTTATACCTTCTTATTATGAAGATACTGATTTAGCATTTGAAGTAAGAAACCACGGCTATAAAGTCGTATATCAACCATTGTCGGTAGTCATCCATTTTGAACATGGTACCAATGGTAAAGATGCCATGAAAAAATATATTTTAGATAATAAGATGAAATTTAGAGACAAGTGGAAAGAAACTCTTAATCGAGAGCACTTTGAAACTAGACGGAACATATTTTTAGCAAGAGATCGAAGTAGAAATAAGAAATCGATTCTTGTCATTGATCATCATGTCCCAATGTATGATATGGATGCTGGAAGCAAATATATTTACAATTATTTAAAAGTCTTTGTAAAATTAGGACTTCGCGTCGTATTTATTACAGATAATTTCGTGAAACATGAACCATATGCTACAGAACTTGAACAAATGGGCATTGAAATATTATACGGATATGAATACTTTAAAACTATAAAAAATTGGATTAGAAAATATGGCCGTTATTTTCATTATGTATATTTAATAAGACCGCATACCTCTATTAAATATATCGACTCCATAAAAAAATACTGTAGAGGTAAAATTTTTTATAATGCCATTGATATTCATTATTTAAGGGAATTTAGAAGATATAAAGTAACCAAGAGTCCAAAAATAAAAAAAGAGTATCTAAGATGGAAACGGATCGAAACAAAATTATTTAAGAGCGCTGATGTGATCCATGTGGTTAGCATGTACGAGCAAAAAATATTAGAAAAGAAATTCCCTAGTAAAATAATTAGAACTCTGCCTATCTATTATTTTGAACAAGGAGCAGCGAAGGATATAGCTTCTTATGAAAGCAGAAAAGGTATTATTTTTGTAGGTAACTTTAATCATCGTCCTAATGCTGATGCTGTATCATTATTTATTCATAATATTTTACCAATCGTAAAAAAAGAGCTACCTGATGTTCCATTTTATGTAGTCGGAGCTGAGGGGCATGATCCTCCTAAACAATATCATGAAATAAAAAAACTGAATGGTGATCAAATCATTGTAACTGGTTATGTTTCTGAGCAGGAACTAAAAGATTATTATAACAAAGCCCGGGTGGCGATAGCTCCCCTAAGGTTTGGTGCTGGAGTTAAAGGAAAGGTGGCCGAAGCTTTATATTTTAGGGTACCTATGGTCACAACCAAAATTGGGGCAGAAGGTTATAAGGATATCAACCAGTATATATCGATTGAAAATGCAAATGATGCAAATGCGTTTGCAAATGAAATTATCCGAATATATAAAAATAAACAAGCTTGGGAAAGTATATCGAATAATTCAAGGCATTACGTAGATCAATACTTTACTTTAGCCACTGCTATAAATGAAATTAATAAAGATATAAATTGA